The following are encoded in a window of Camelus ferus isolate YT-003-E chromosome 28, BCGSAC_Cfer_1.0, whole genome shotgun sequence genomic DNA:
- the C28H2orf92 gene encoding uncharacterized protein C2orf92 homolog isoform X1, with the protein MAKKRGAETLFFVLFLDYWQSAGLHPFHLIQGSNTEFSSSSNNLDKGLAKLFDEILLQVFSKVPSDETRTADKSVTKRDVKENYPQQKSLRDAEFASGSNKQEEHLARLFDEILLQGFSKVPYDAPFDETKTADESITERDVKEKADFDGNSPESEFSLGSVDRISNNGHSAEEKRDKESSLFNRDASDKQLTTVGKGTLQEAISPAVPNRSVPCVQLLHFLQRNIIIAAVSVAGILVATVLLLLVLITYIRRKQPLYPPANTTYNIFIMNGKTWWQTSQEKNARKHSRKQKPLKGNSSV; encoded by the exons ATGGCAAAGAAGAGAGGAGCGGAGACCCTCTTCTTTGTTCTCTTCCTGGATTATTGGCAAAGTGCAGGGCTCCACCCTTTCCACCTGATCCAAG GTTCAAATACTGAATTTTCATCAAGTTCAAACAATTTGGACAAAGGTTTGGCTAAATTATTTG ATGAAATTCTGCTGcaagtgttttccaaagttcCATCTGATGAAACAAGAACAGCAGATAAATCAGTTACAAAGAGAGACGTGAAAGAAA ATTATCCTCAACAAAAGAGCTTGAGAGATGCCGAGTTTGCATCAGGTTCAAATAAGCAAGAAGAACATTTGGCTCGACTATTTG ATGAAATTCTACTGCAAGGGTTTTCCAAAGTTCCGTATGATGCACCGTTTGATGAAACAAAGACAGCAGACGAATCAATTACAGAGAGAGACGTGAAAGAAA AAGCTGATTTTGATGGAAATtctcctgaatcagaattttCCCTTGGCAGCGTGGACAGAATTTCCAACAATG gTCACAGTGCAGAGGAGAAGAGGGATAAAGAATCTTCTCTGTTCAACAGGGATGCAAGTGACAAGCAGTTAACCACCGTAGGTAAAGGAACACTTCAAGAAGCAATCAGTCCAG CTGTTCCAAATAGGAGTGTGCCCTGTGTGCAGCTTCTGCATTTCCTCCAGCGGAACATCATCATCGCCGCGGTCTCGGTGGCGGGAATCCTCGTGGCCACAGTGTTGCTGCTGTTGGTGTTGATCACATACATCAGGAGGAAGCAGCCATT ATACCCTCCGGCAAACACGacctataatatttttataatgaatggaAAGACTTGGTGGCAGACGTCTCAAGAAAAGAACGCCAGAAAAcattccagaaaacagaaaccgCTGAAGGGTAATTCCAGTGTCTAG
- the C28H2orf92 gene encoding uncharacterized protein C2orf92 homolog isoform X7 — translation MAKKRGAETLFFVLFLDYWQSAGLHPFHLIQGSNTEFSSSSNNLDKGLAKLFDYPQQKSLRDAEFASGSNKQEEHLARLFEADFDGNSPESEFSLGSVDRISNNGHSAEEKRDKESSLFNRDASDKQLTTVGKGTLQEAISPAVPNRSVPCVQLLHFLQRNIIIAAVSVAGILVATVLLLLVLITYIRRKQPLYPPANTTYNIFIMNGKTWWQTSQEKNARKHSRKQKPLKGNSSV, via the exons ATGGCAAAGAAGAGAGGAGCGGAGACCCTCTTCTTTGTTCTCTTCCTGGATTATTGGCAAAGTGCAGGGCTCCACCCTTTCCACCTGATCCAAG GTTCAAATACTGAATTTTCATCAAGTTCAAACAATTTGGACAAAGGTTTGGCTAAATTATTTG ATTATCCTCAACAAAAGAGCTTGAGAGATGCCGAGTTTGCATCAGGTTCAAATAAGCAAGAAGAACATTTGGCTCGACTATTTG AAGCTGATTTTGATGGAAATtctcctgaatcagaattttCCCTTGGCAGCGTGGACAGAATTTCCAACAATG gTCACAGTGCAGAGGAGAAGAGGGATAAAGAATCTTCTCTGTTCAACAGGGATGCAAGTGACAAGCAGTTAACCACCGTAGGTAAAGGAACACTTCAAGAAGCAATCAGTCCAG CTGTTCCAAATAGGAGTGTGCCCTGTGTGCAGCTTCTGCATTTCCTCCAGCGGAACATCATCATCGCCGCGGTCTCGGTGGCGGGAATCCTCGTGGCCACAGTGTTGCTGCTGTTGGTGTTGATCACATACATCAGGAGGAAGCAGCCATT ATACCCTCCGGCAAACACGacctataatatttttataatgaatggaAAGACTTGGTGGCAGACGTCTCAAGAAAAGAACGCCAGAAAAcattccagaaaacagaaaccgCTGAAGGGTAATTCCAGTGTCTAG
- the C28H2orf92 gene encoding uncharacterized protein C2orf92 homolog isoform X2, with the protein MAKKRGAETLFFVLFLDYWQSAGLHPFHLIQGSNTEFSSSSNNLDKGLAKLFDYPQQKSLRDAEFASGSNKQEEHLARLFDEILLQGFSKVPYDAPFDETKTADESITERDVKEKADFDGNSPESEFSLGSVDRISNNGHSAEEKRDKESSLFNRDASDKQLTTVGKGTLQEAISPAVPNRSVPCVQLLHFLQRNIIIAAVSVAGILVATVLLLLVLITYIRRKQPLYPPANTTYNIFIMNGKTWWQTSQEKNARKHSRKQKPLKGNSSV; encoded by the exons ATGGCAAAGAAGAGAGGAGCGGAGACCCTCTTCTTTGTTCTCTTCCTGGATTATTGGCAAAGTGCAGGGCTCCACCCTTTCCACCTGATCCAAG GTTCAAATACTGAATTTTCATCAAGTTCAAACAATTTGGACAAAGGTTTGGCTAAATTATTTG ATTATCCTCAACAAAAGAGCTTGAGAGATGCCGAGTTTGCATCAGGTTCAAATAAGCAAGAAGAACATTTGGCTCGACTATTTG ATGAAATTCTACTGCAAGGGTTTTCCAAAGTTCCGTATGATGCACCGTTTGATGAAACAAAGACAGCAGACGAATCAATTACAGAGAGAGACGTGAAAGAAA AAGCTGATTTTGATGGAAATtctcctgaatcagaattttCCCTTGGCAGCGTGGACAGAATTTCCAACAATG gTCACAGTGCAGAGGAGAAGAGGGATAAAGAATCTTCTCTGTTCAACAGGGATGCAAGTGACAAGCAGTTAACCACCGTAGGTAAAGGAACACTTCAAGAAGCAATCAGTCCAG CTGTTCCAAATAGGAGTGTGCCCTGTGTGCAGCTTCTGCATTTCCTCCAGCGGAACATCATCATCGCCGCGGTCTCGGTGGCGGGAATCCTCGTGGCCACAGTGTTGCTGCTGTTGGTGTTGATCACATACATCAGGAGGAAGCAGCCATT ATACCCTCCGGCAAACACGacctataatatttttataatgaatggaAAGACTTGGTGGCAGACGTCTCAAGAAAAGAACGCCAGAAAAcattccagaaaacagaaaccgCTGAAGGGTAATTCCAGTGTCTAG
- the C28H2orf92 gene encoding uncharacterized protein C2orf92 homolog isoform X5, with protein MAKKRGAETLFFVLFLDYWQSAGLHPFHLIQGSNTEFSSSSNNLDKGLAKLFDEILLQVFSKVPSDETRTADKSVTKRDVKENYPQQKSLRDAEFASGSNKQEEHLARLFGHSAEEKRDKESSLFNRDASDKQLTTVGKGTLQEAISPAVPNRSVPCVQLLHFLQRNIIIAAVSVAGILVATVLLLLVLITYIRRKQPLYPPANTTYNIFIMNGKTWWQTSQEKNARKHSRKQKPLKGNSSV; from the exons ATGGCAAAGAAGAGAGGAGCGGAGACCCTCTTCTTTGTTCTCTTCCTGGATTATTGGCAAAGTGCAGGGCTCCACCCTTTCCACCTGATCCAAG GTTCAAATACTGAATTTTCATCAAGTTCAAACAATTTGGACAAAGGTTTGGCTAAATTATTTG ATGAAATTCTGCTGcaagtgttttccaaagttcCATCTGATGAAACAAGAACAGCAGATAAATCAGTTACAAAGAGAGACGTGAAAGAAA ATTATCCTCAACAAAAGAGCTTGAGAGATGCCGAGTTTGCATCAGGTTCAAATAAGCAAGAAGAACATTTGGCTCGACTATTTG gTCACAGTGCAGAGGAGAAGAGGGATAAAGAATCTTCTCTGTTCAACAGGGATGCAAGTGACAAGCAGTTAACCACCGTAGGTAAAGGAACACTTCAAGAAGCAATCAGTCCAG CTGTTCCAAATAGGAGTGTGCCCTGTGTGCAGCTTCTGCATTTCCTCCAGCGGAACATCATCATCGCCGCGGTCTCGGTGGCGGGAATCCTCGTGGCCACAGTGTTGCTGCTGTTGGTGTTGATCACATACATCAGGAGGAAGCAGCCATT ATACCCTCCGGCAAACACGacctataatatttttataatgaatggaAAGACTTGGTGGCAGACGTCTCAAGAAAAGAACGCCAGAAAAcattccagaaaacagaaaccgCTGAAGGGTAATTCCAGTGTCTAG
- the C28H2orf92 gene encoding uncharacterized protein C2orf92 homolog isoform X3 yields the protein MAKKRGAETLFFVLFLDYWQSAGLHPFHLIQGSNTEFSSSSNNLDKGLAKLFDEILLQVFSKVPSDETRTADKSVTKRDVKENYPQQKSLRDAEFASGSNKQEEHLARLFEADFDGNSPESEFSLGSVDRISNNGHSAEEKRDKESSLFNRDASDKQLTTVGKGTLQEAISPAVPNRSVPCVQLLHFLQRNIIIAAVSVAGILVATVLLLLVLITYIRRKQPLYPPANTTYNIFIMNGKTWWQTSQEKNARKHSRKQKPLKGNSSV from the exons ATGGCAAAGAAGAGAGGAGCGGAGACCCTCTTCTTTGTTCTCTTCCTGGATTATTGGCAAAGTGCAGGGCTCCACCCTTTCCACCTGATCCAAG GTTCAAATACTGAATTTTCATCAAGTTCAAACAATTTGGACAAAGGTTTGGCTAAATTATTTG ATGAAATTCTGCTGcaagtgttttccaaagttcCATCTGATGAAACAAGAACAGCAGATAAATCAGTTACAAAGAGAGACGTGAAAGAAA ATTATCCTCAACAAAAGAGCTTGAGAGATGCCGAGTTTGCATCAGGTTCAAATAAGCAAGAAGAACATTTGGCTCGACTATTTG AAGCTGATTTTGATGGAAATtctcctgaatcagaattttCCCTTGGCAGCGTGGACAGAATTTCCAACAATG gTCACAGTGCAGAGGAGAAGAGGGATAAAGAATCTTCTCTGTTCAACAGGGATGCAAGTGACAAGCAGTTAACCACCGTAGGTAAAGGAACACTTCAAGAAGCAATCAGTCCAG CTGTTCCAAATAGGAGTGTGCCCTGTGTGCAGCTTCTGCATTTCCTCCAGCGGAACATCATCATCGCCGCGGTCTCGGTGGCGGGAATCCTCGTGGCCACAGTGTTGCTGCTGTTGGTGTTGATCACATACATCAGGAGGAAGCAGCCATT ATACCCTCCGGCAAACACGacctataatatttttataatgaatggaAAGACTTGGTGGCAGACGTCTCAAGAAAAGAACGCCAGAAAAcattccagaaaacagaaaccgCTGAAGGGTAATTCCAGTGTCTAG
- the C28H2orf92 gene encoding uncharacterized protein C2orf92 homolog isoform X4: MAKKRGAETLFFVLFLDYWQSAGLHPFHLIQGSNTEFSSSSNNLDKGLAKLFDEILLQVFSKVPSDETRTADKSVTKRDVKENYPQQKSLRDAEFASGSNKQEEHLARLFDEILLQGFSKVPYDAPFDETKTADESITERDVKEKADFDGNSPESEFSLGSVDRISNNGHSAEEKRDKESSLFNRDASDKQLTTVGKGTLQEAISPAEHHHRRGLGGGNPRGHSVAAVGVDHIHQEEAAIIPSGKHDL; the protein is encoded by the exons ATGGCAAAGAAGAGAGGAGCGGAGACCCTCTTCTTTGTTCTCTTCCTGGATTATTGGCAAAGTGCAGGGCTCCACCCTTTCCACCTGATCCAAG GTTCAAATACTGAATTTTCATCAAGTTCAAACAATTTGGACAAAGGTTTGGCTAAATTATTTG ATGAAATTCTGCTGcaagtgttttccaaagttcCATCTGATGAAACAAGAACAGCAGATAAATCAGTTACAAAGAGAGACGTGAAAGAAA ATTATCCTCAACAAAAGAGCTTGAGAGATGCCGAGTTTGCATCAGGTTCAAATAAGCAAGAAGAACATTTGGCTCGACTATTTG ATGAAATTCTACTGCAAGGGTTTTCCAAAGTTCCGTATGATGCACCGTTTGATGAAACAAAGACAGCAGACGAATCAATTACAGAGAGAGACGTGAAAGAAA AAGCTGATTTTGATGGAAATtctcctgaatcagaattttCCCTTGGCAGCGTGGACAGAATTTCCAACAATG gTCACAGTGCAGAGGAGAAGAGGGATAAAGAATCTTCTCTGTTCAACAGGGATGCAAGTGACAAGCAGTTAACCACCGTAGGTAAAGGAACACTTCAAGAAGCAATCAGTCCAG CGGAACATCATCATCGCCGCGGTCTCGGTGGCGGGAATCCTCGTGGCCACAGTGTTGCTGCTGTTGGTGTTGATCACATACATCAGGAGGAAGCAGCCATT ATACCCTCCGGCAAACACGacctataa
- the C28H2orf92 gene encoding uncharacterized protein C2orf92 homolog isoform X6: MAKKRGAETLFFVLFLDYWQSAGLHPFHLIQGSNTEFSSSSNNLDKGLAKLFDEILLQVFSKVPSDETRTADKSVTKRDVKENYPQQKSLRDAEFASGSNKQEEHLARLFDEILLQGFSKVPYDAPFDETKTADESITERDVKEKADFDGNSPESEFSLGSVDRISNNGHSAEEKRDKESSLFNRDASDKQLTTVGKGTLQEAISPGVCPVCSFCISSSGTSSSPRSRWRESSWPQCCCCWC, translated from the exons ATGGCAAAGAAGAGAGGAGCGGAGACCCTCTTCTTTGTTCTCTTCCTGGATTATTGGCAAAGTGCAGGGCTCCACCCTTTCCACCTGATCCAAG GTTCAAATACTGAATTTTCATCAAGTTCAAACAATTTGGACAAAGGTTTGGCTAAATTATTTG ATGAAATTCTGCTGcaagtgttttccaaagttcCATCTGATGAAACAAGAACAGCAGATAAATCAGTTACAAAGAGAGACGTGAAAGAAA ATTATCCTCAACAAAAGAGCTTGAGAGATGCCGAGTTTGCATCAGGTTCAAATAAGCAAGAAGAACATTTGGCTCGACTATTTG ATGAAATTCTACTGCAAGGGTTTTCCAAAGTTCCGTATGATGCACCGTTTGATGAAACAAAGACAGCAGACGAATCAATTACAGAGAGAGACGTGAAAGAAA AAGCTGATTTTGATGGAAATtctcctgaatcagaattttCCCTTGGCAGCGTGGACAGAATTTCCAACAATG gTCACAGTGCAGAGGAGAAGAGGGATAAAGAATCTTCTCTGTTCAACAGGGATGCAAGTGACAAGCAGTTAACCACCGTAGGTAAAGGAACACTTCAAGAAGCAATCAGTCCAG GAGTGTGCCCTGTGTGCAGCTTCTGCATTTCCTCCAGCGGAACATCATCATCGCCGCGGTCTCGGTGGCGGGAATCCTCGTGGCCACAGTGTTGCTGCTGTTGGTGTTGA